In Leptotrichia buccalis C-1013-b, the genomic window AGTTTGTAAAAAATATGAAAAATGAATTTAACATAAAGATAGATACAGCTATTTTGGCAGTTATAAAAGAGCAGGCACAATTTGCAGCTGAAGAGCTTGTAAAAAATGGAATTTGTGCGATACTTAATATGACGACTTATAAATTGGAATTAAATAAAAATATAAAAGTGGTAGATATGGATATTTCTGCCAAATTACAGGAACTAAACTTTTGGCGAATAAATAGTCCGAATGAAAAGATATAACAATGAAAGGAGAAACTGCTAAATTTGATTAGCAGTAAAGGTATGACTATAATTGACGGAAAGATGCTCTCAGATAAAATTTTGAAAGAAATTGAAGAAGAGCATAGTGAATTACAGACAGGAGTTGGCAGAAAAGCTGGACTTGCGGTAATTATAGTAGGTGAAAATCCTGCTTCACAAATCTACGTAAGAAATAAAATAAGAGCATGTGAAAGAGTAGGATTTCATTCTGAAACAATTAGACTTGATGAGCATATTACAGAAGAAAATTTACTTTTGGAAATTGAAAAATTAAACAATGATAATAATATTGACGGAATTTTGGTGCAATTGCCAATTCCAAAACATATCAATGAATTGAAAGTTATAAATGCAATCTCGGCTGAAAAGGATGTGGACGGATTTCATACAACAAATATTGGAAAAATGATGATTGGAGATGAAACAGGATTTCTGCCTTGCACACCAGCTGGAGTAATTCAGATGTTTGAAGAATACAATATCGACTTGGAGGGGAAAGACGTTTTGGTAATTGGGCAAAGTAACATTGTA contains:
- the folD gene encoding bifunctional methylenetetrahydrofolate dehydrogenase/methenyltetrahydrofolate cyclohydrolase FolD; amino-acid sequence: MTIIDGKMLSDKILKEIEEEHSELQTGVGRKAGLAVIIVGENPASQIYVRNKIRACERVGFHSETIRLDEHITEENLLLEIEKLNNDNNIDGILVQLPIPKHINELKVINAISAEKDVDGFHTTNIGKMMIGDETGFLPCTPAGVIQMFEEYNIDLEGKDVLVIGQSNIVGKPMTLLLINKRATVQVCNSKTKNLPEKLQKADVVVAAAGSPKLVKGSDVKEGVVVIDIGINRVDGKICGDVDFEEVSQKASYITPVPGGVGPMTIAMLIKNTFKSYKQKVGK